A window of Leptospira fainei serovar Hurstbridge str. BUT 6 contains these coding sequences:
- a CDS encoding glycosyltransferase family 2 protein, which translates to MTIITTVTPSFNQDKYIERTIRSVLSQEGEFYLDYIIMDGGSTDSSVAIIKKIEAIILSGQIVANIDGLNYYLPRKDNELSVGCLGLSYRWFSEKDKGQANAINKGWRLANGKILSWLNSDDIYVSGALATAVSAFSDSNIHFLYGGSLHITADDLVIEPYPSEPYDRERLFDYCYISQPSVFIRKEVFDQAGEINEKLAYCMDYEYWLRISMLYPLNFISRILACTRIHGETKTSFRLKVHSEILAMQNSLLGVVSEHWLYHYVGIWIKENIKNSIIKRKFVYRSIFVLVFLLLDFRFNYGRISINRFSTIVRGGSR; encoded by the coding sequence ATGACTATTATTACGACTGTCACCCCATCATTCAATCAAGATAAGTACATAGAGAGAACTATACGTTCCGTTTTATCTCAGGAAGGTGAATTTTATCTCGATTATATCATCATGGACGGCGGTTCTACAGACTCGTCCGTTGCAATCATAAAGAAAATCGAAGCGATCATACTATCGGGACAGATTGTCGCAAACATTGACGGTTTGAATTATTATCTTCCGCGAAAAGATAACGAATTATCCGTAGGTTGCTTGGGTTTAAGCTATAGGTGGTTTAGCGAAAAGGATAAGGGGCAAGCTAACGCAATTAATAAAGGATGGAGATTGGCGAACGGTAAAATTCTTTCTTGGCTGAATTCGGATGACATATATGTTTCCGGCGCATTAGCGACAGCAGTATCTGCCTTTAGCGATTCTAATATTCATTTCTTATACGGAGGAAGTCTTCATATAACCGCCGACGATTTGGTCATTGAACCTTACCCTTCGGAGCCTTACGATCGGGAACGGTTATTCGATTATTGTTATATTTCGCAACCTTCCGTTTTTATCAGGAAGGAGGTTTTTGACCAAGCAGGGGAAATCAACGAAAAGCTCGCTTACTGTATGGATTATGAATATTGGCTCAGGATTTCAATGCTATATCCTTTGAATTTTATTTCGAGAATCCTTGCTTGTACAAGAATTCATGGTGAAACGAAAACCAGTTTTAGGCTGAAAGTCCATTCTGAGATATTGGCGATGCAAAATAGCCTCCTCGGAGTCGTTTCGGAGCATTGGTTATATCACTATGTGGGAATTTGGATTAAAGAAAATATCAAAAATTCCATTATAAAAAGAAAATTCGTTTATCGTTCAATATTCGTTCTAGTTTTTCTATTACTTGATTTTAGATTTAATTACGGTCGTATTTCTATAAATAGGTTTTCAACCATCGTCCGAGGGGGATCTCGGTGA
- a CDS encoding GDP-L-fucose synthase family protein — MEKAAKIYIAGIYGMVGSAIARALVAKGYQNVIGHSSEELNLIRQADVETFFKAERPDYVFLVAAKVGGIYANNTYPADFIYNNLQIQNNIFHSSYVYRAKKLFFLGSSCIYPKFAEQPIREDSLLTGALEPTNEAYAIAKIAGVKMCEFYNKQYHTHFISAMPTNLYGKGDNYNAMNSHVIPALIRRFHEAKEANLPEVIMWGTGTPLREFLHVDDLADACVFLMDNYLDDKTINIGSGQEVSIADLANIVKSAVGYKGKIVLDSTKPDGTPRKLLDSSRLMSMGWAPKTKLSDGILATYEDFLSGNVRM; from the coding sequence ATGGAAAAAGCGGCTAAAATTTATATCGCTGGAATTTACGGAATGGTTGGCTCCGCCATTGCAAGGGCATTGGTTGCTAAAGGATACCAAAATGTTATAGGCCATTCGTCCGAGGAGTTGAACTTAATTCGTCAAGCCGACGTGGAAACGTTCTTCAAGGCAGAACGACCGGATTATGTTTTTCTCGTCGCGGCGAAGGTAGGAGGAATTTATGCGAATAACACTTACCCTGCCGATTTTATTTATAACAATCTTCAAATTCAAAACAATATCTTTCACAGTTCCTACGTATACCGAGCGAAGAAATTATTTTTCCTAGGTTCGTCATGTATTTATCCTAAATTCGCGGAGCAGCCTATTAGAGAAGATTCGTTGTTAACCGGTGCGTTAGAGCCGACAAATGAAGCATATGCAATCGCTAAGATAGCCGGAGTAAAAATGTGCGAGTTTTATAATAAACAATATCATACACATTTTATCTCGGCAATGCCAACGAACTTGTACGGTAAAGGGGATAATTATAATGCAATGAACTCGCACGTAATCCCCGCATTGATTAGAAGATTTCACGAGGCGAAAGAAGCTAATTTGCCCGAAGTTATTATGTGGGGAACCGGGACGCCTTTAAGAGAATTTTTGCATGTGGATGATTTGGCCGATGCGTGTGTTTTTTTAATGGATAATTATTTGGATGATAAAACAATAAATATAGGTAGTGGCCAGGAAGTATCCATCGCAGACCTAGCTAATATCGTCAAATCCGCTGTCGGATATAAAGGAAAAATTGTTTTGGATTCGACGAAACCGGATGGAACCCCGCGTAAATTATTGGATTCTTCTAGATTGATGTCTATGGGATGGGCCCCCAAAACTAAGTTGTCCGACGGTATATTGGCTACTTATGAAGATTTTCTTTCCGGCAATGTAAGGATGTGA
- a CDS encoding DegT/DnrJ/EryC1/StrS family aminotransferase produces MIEYENLKAVNEAFFNQFEEEAIKVIRGGWYILGESVDNFEKEFAAWNGNRFCIGTANGLDALVLSLDALNLPKGSEIIVPANTYIATIIAIIRTGHRPVLVEPDPGTLNIDVNRIAAKITSNTKAIQVVHMYGRICDMSAIMKIAEDFGLFVLEDCAQSHGASFNGKKCGTFGILNSFSFYPTKNLGALGDAGAIVTDNQDFAEKIRELRNYGSKRKYHNDTIGYNSRLDEIQAAFLRIKLAKLDSINFKKRELASIYRRELRNANISISKYCSDQENVYHIFPVFCKDRDDLRKYLLNLGIKTEVHYPIAPHNQVAMKHAAALGLWEPELSGYPVSEQIHLQEISLPISYATSAQEVQSVADALNSYRQFK; encoded by the coding sequence TTGATCGAGTATGAAAATTTAAAGGCAGTTAACGAGGCTTTTTTTAATCAGTTTGAAGAAGAGGCCATCAAAGTAATTCGGGGCGGTTGGTATATTCTCGGAGAGTCGGTGGATAATTTTGAGAAGGAATTTGCCGCATGGAATGGCAATCGTTTTTGCATAGGGACGGCGAACGGGCTGGATGCGCTAGTTTTATCGTTAGACGCTTTAAACCTTCCGAAAGGTTCTGAAATTATTGTTCCTGCAAACACATATATAGCGACGATCATAGCGATAATCAGAACCGGGCATCGGCCAGTCCTAGTTGAGCCTGATCCCGGAACTTTAAATATCGATGTGAATCGAATAGCGGCAAAAATCACTTCCAATACTAAAGCGATTCAAGTAGTGCATATGTACGGTCGGATCTGCGACATGAGCGCAATTATGAAAATTGCCGAAGATTTCGGTTTGTTTGTCCTAGAAGATTGCGCCCAATCGCATGGAGCTAGCTTCAATGGAAAGAAATGCGGAACATTCGGTATCCTGAATTCCTTCAGCTTCTATCCAACGAAAAATTTAGGAGCTCTCGGCGACGCAGGAGCAATTGTAACCGATAACCAGGATTTTGCGGAAAAAATAAGGGAGCTCCGAAATTACGGCTCAAAACGTAAATATCATAACGATACTATCGGCTACAATTCACGATTGGATGAAATACAGGCGGCTTTTTTAAGGATCAAACTTGCGAAGCTTGATAGTATAAATTTTAAAAAGAGAGAGCTTGCGTCGATTTACCGTCGCGAGCTGAGAAACGCTAATATCAGTATCTCGAAATATTGTTCTGATCAGGAGAATGTTTATCACATATTTCCCGTTTTTTGTAAGGACAGAGACGACTTACGTAAATATTTATTAAATTTGGGAATTAAAACGGAGGTGCATTATCCGATAGCCCCGCATAATCAAGTTGCGATGAAACATGCTGCCGCTCTCGGTTTATGGGAACCTGAATTATCCGGATATCCGGTAAGCGAACAAATACATCTTCAGGAAATTAGTTTGCCCATTTCTTACGCTACATCTGCGCAGGAAGTCCAGTCGGTTGCGGATGCTTTAAATAGCTATCGCCAATTCAAATAG
- a CDS encoding sugar 3,4-ketoisomerase translates to MHESIIVSNSGYIFLKNKTGGSVGNLVVLEGERDIPFPIKRVYYITKIESSTNIRGKHAHRSLEQVIFCVNGSFTLELDDGRKRQNIVMNKENIGVRLGPMLWHTMRDFSVDCVILVIASDYYSEADYIRDYDEFIRLLESSI, encoded by the coding sequence ATGCATGAATCAATAATCGTTAGTAATTCGGGTTACATTTTTTTAAAAAATAAAACCGGAGGATCGGTCGGGAACTTGGTAGTTTTGGAGGGGGAGCGTGATATTCCGTTTCCGATCAAAAGAGTCTATTATATAACTAAAATCGAAAGTTCGACGAATATTCGAGGAAAACACGCACATAGAAGTCTTGAGCAAGTAATATTTTGCGTTAACGGAAGTTTCACTTTAGAGCTGGATGACGGAAGAAAACGACAGAATATTGTCATGAATAAGGAGAACATAGGCGTAAGATTAGGGCCTATGCTTTGGCATACTATGCGGGATTTTTCCGTCGATTGTGTGATATTGGTGATTGCCTCGGATTATTATTCAGAAGCAGACTATATTAGAGATTATGACGAGTTTATTCGCCTTTTGGAATCTTCAATTTGA
- a CDS encoding methyltransferase, TIGR04325 family — protein MKRFVGKVLRRLSRYFLEEKKEHEWFYGDFRSWTDALAECEGYDSPNILDQVKKSLLKVKSGEAVYERDSVLFDRVEYSFPLLTGLLYAAVSESGRLSVLDFGGSLGSSYFQNRTFLDTLSSFRWSIVEQKHFVEEGIENFQDVSLNFYYTASECVLKERPNVLLLSSALPYLSAPYEILENLMSFGISYIIVDRTPFFLDEKPDRILVESVPPEIYDARYPIWFFNERKFLEFMDAKYMLKEEFLAMDPLGIKGENTKYKAFIFVKR, from the coding sequence TTGAAGCGTTTTGTTGGTAAAGTTTTGAGGCGTCTTTCTCGCTATTTCTTGGAAGAGAAGAAAGAGCATGAATGGTTTTATGGCGATTTCCGATCATGGACAGATGCGCTGGCCGAATGCGAAGGATACGATTCTCCGAATATTTTAGATCAGGTAAAGAAATCGCTTCTAAAGGTTAAATCCGGAGAGGCGGTGTATGAGAGAGATTCTGTCTTATTTGATAGAGTAGAATATTCATTCCCTCTCCTGACTGGCCTTCTCTATGCCGCGGTTTCTGAATCGGGAAGGCTAAGTGTTTTGGATTTTGGCGGTTCTTTAGGTAGCTCCTATTTTCAAAATCGAACTTTCTTGGACACGTTAAGTTCCTTTAGATGGTCTATCGTTGAACAAAAGCATTTTGTAGAAGAGGGAATAGAAAATTTTCAGGATGTTAGTTTAAATTTCTATTATACAGCTTCTGAATGCGTTTTAAAGGAAAGGCCGAATGTGCTTCTTCTTTCGAGTGCACTGCCTTATCTATCGGCCCCTTATGAAATACTTGAAAATTTAATGTCTTTCGGAATATCCTATATTATTGTAGATCGGACCCCTTTTTTTCTCGATGAGAAGCCGGATCGAATATTAGTAGAAAGTGTTCCCCCGGAAATTTACGACGCACGATACCCGATTTGGTTTTTTAACGAAAGAAAGTTTTTGGAATTTATGGACGCCAAATACATGCTAAAAGAGGAATTCTTGGCGATGGATCCTCTCGGGATCAAAGGTGAAAATACGAAGTATAAAGCATTTATATTCGTTAAACGATGA
- a CDS encoding glycosyltransferase, producing MNNSKAPIALFAYRRVAHTRRTIEALLQNPDAKDSHLILFCDGPKGDDDLESVVALRNFANTVSGFKSVKTIFREHNLGLAKSILTGVTEVLENYNSIIVLEDDIVTHPQFLEYMNFYLTTFENDERVGCIHGYVYPVLGLPEFFFLKGADCWGWASWKRVWKKFNQDGSELLQQLQVKKLESDFDFFNSFPYTQMLRDQIAGRNDSWAIRWYADCFLKGLLCLYPGRSLVQNIGLDLSGTHSGLDPSLSPEFSIDKMKFDDRLPITESIMAKKKISRFFRMKQTSVAKIKRLLRRIVSYILK from the coding sequence TTGAATAACAGTAAAGCGCCTATTGCACTTTTTGCTTACCGTCGAGTCGCTCATACTCGTAGAACGATCGAAGCTCTATTGCAAAATCCTGATGCAAAGGATTCACATCTAATATTATTTTGCGACGGCCCAAAAGGTGATGATGACCTCGAATCGGTAGTGGCATTGCGAAATTTTGCAAATACTGTTTCCGGCTTTAAATCGGTTAAAACAATTTTCCGGGAACACAATTTAGGGTTAGCGAAGTCGATCTTAACCGGGGTGACCGAGGTGTTAGAGAATTATAATTCTATTATCGTCCTGGAAGACGATATAGTAACACATCCTCAATTTTTAGAATATATGAATTTTTATCTGACTACTTTCGAGAATGATGAAAGGGTAGGATGTATTCATGGATATGTTTACCCCGTTTTAGGACTTCCGGAATTCTTTTTTTTAAAAGGAGCCGATTGCTGGGGTTGGGCAAGCTGGAAGCGAGTTTGGAAAAAATTCAATCAGGACGGTTCCGAACTTCTACAGCAATTGCAAGTTAAGAAGTTAGAGTCCGATTTTGATTTTTTCAACTCTTTCCCATATACTCAAATGTTAAGAGACCAGATAGCCGGAAGGAACGATTCTTGGGCAATTCGATGGTATGCGGATTGTTTTTTAAAAGGTCTGCTTTGCCTATATCCGGGACGTTCTCTCGTTCAGAATATCGGTTTGGATTTGTCAGGGACTCACTCAGGGTTAGACCCTTCACTCTCACCCGAGTTTTCCATAGATAAAATGAAATTCGATGATAGGCTTCCGATCACAGAATCCATAATGGCTAAGAAGAAAATTTCTCGCTTTTTTAGGATGAAACAAACGAGCGTTGCTAAGATCAAACGGCTACTTCGACGAATCGTTTCATATATTTTAAAATAG
- a CDS encoding capsule polysaccharide biosynthesis domain protein — protein sequence MKILFFAPHSAIWVHSFPEALIAESLQKLGNEIVYITCDSLYNEYCTVMSSLGMDQESSLDSKSSACDSCYARRKLLYTRFKFREIEIGKKITAEEKDFVTALSKSDFPELLDYTRDGIPVGRISLYELLLQTKKGNLSFSPEEKGFYRIAFRNALHTHIAAERILLEEQPDILFVYNSLYVVNHSFAKVAKEKGIPFYFLHAGENISDRLSRMIIYNGYTFEYRKELVKYWPHYRDKPIGPEAVSNVGNHFFELLRGNHFLVYSSNLKESVSIRKTFDIPEGRKIVSATMSSNDERFASACVGVTIKDANRIFANQAEWIRATIEYFKVRRDHYLIIRVHPREFPNRRDSVKSEHAGELEKLLQDLPENVKINWPEDNISLYDLAKETDAFLNAWSSVGEEMTLLGIPVLLYSPDLILYPADLNITCVDKEDYFEQLDEALKQGWNGERIIKAFRWYEMKFTAGTFKVSNFFHYRESASYAFSKLPLWKSKLQTAWLLFASKFSSHLKSLLLLKRSFPMEFFDLSYEPNMVESSPLELMLAKSFKSKLELSLTEKTISAAQEKKNIKREMKRIFEVLFSDELKSKSGSNKNLYRNMGSWLSK from the coding sequence TTGAAAATTCTCTTTTTTGCCCCGCACTCCGCGATATGGGTGCATTCGTTTCCTGAAGCTTTGATTGCAGAATCATTGCAAAAACTTGGGAATGAAATCGTTTATATTACGTGCGATTCGCTTTACAATGAATATTGTACGGTTATGAGTTCATTAGGAATGGATCAGGAGTCAAGTTTGGATTCCAAATCTTCCGCATGCGATAGTTGTTATGCACGTCGGAAACTATTATATACGCGATTCAAATTTCGAGAAATCGAGATCGGAAAAAAGATTACAGCTGAAGAAAAGGATTTTGTTACGGCGCTTTCTAAAAGCGATTTCCCTGAATTGCTCGATTACACCCGAGACGGTATTCCTGTCGGACGAATTTCGCTATATGAACTCCTTTTGCAGACTAAAAAGGGAAATTTATCTTTTTCTCCTGAAGAGAAGGGTTTTTATCGAATTGCTTTTCGGAACGCTTTACATACTCATATTGCCGCAGAAAGAATTTTACTAGAGGAACAACCCGACATCCTGTTCGTATATAACTCTCTCTATGTTGTTAATCATTCGTTCGCTAAGGTGGCTAAAGAGAAAGGCATCCCGTTTTATTTTCTCCATGCGGGTGAAAATATTTCCGATCGACTATCGCGAATGATCATTTACAACGGATATACTTTCGAATATAGGAAAGAATTAGTAAAATATTGGCCACACTATCGAGATAAGCCAATTGGCCCAGAGGCCGTATCGAATGTCGGAAATCACTTCTTCGAATTGCTCCGCGGAAATCATTTTCTAGTATATTCGTCAAACTTAAAAGAAAGCGTGAGTATCAGAAAGACATTTGATATTCCGGAAGGACGCAAAATTGTTTCGGCAACGATGAGCAGTAACGACGAACGATTTGCGTCGGCGTGCGTCGGGGTTACGATAAAGGATGCTAACCGTATATTTGCCAATCAAGCCGAATGGATTCGCGCAACAATCGAGTATTTTAAGGTAAGGCGCGATCATTATCTAATTATCCGAGTTCATCCTAGGGAATTCCCAAACAGGAGAGATTCGGTTAAATCTGAACATGCAGGAGAATTAGAGAAACTTCTTCAGGATCTTCCGGAAAACGTAAAAATAAATTGGCCGGAAGATAATATATCATTATACGATCTAGCGAAAGAAACCGACGCCTTTTTGAATGCTTGGTCGAGTGTCGGCGAAGAGATGACATTATTAGGAATTCCGGTTTTATTGTATTCTCCCGATTTGATTTTATATCCGGCGGATTTAAATATAACTTGCGTTGATAAAGAAGATTACTTTGAGCAGCTCGATGAGGCCCTTAAACAAGGATGGAACGGCGAAAGAATAATTAAGGCATTTCGCTGGTACGAAATGAAATTTACGGCAGGTACATTTAAAGTTTCGAATTTTTTCCATTATCGAGAATCAGCATCTTACGCTTTCTCTAAACTGCCGCTTTGGAAAAGCAAATTACAAACTGCTTGGTTGCTATTTGCGTCGAAATTTTCTTCGCATTTAAAAAGTTTACTATTATTGAAGAGATCCTTTCCGATGGAATTTTTTGATCTAAGTTACGAGCCGAACATGGTCGAAAGTAGCCCGTTAGAACTGATGTTGGCGAAATCTTTTAAGAGTAAACTCGAGCTTTCTTTAACAGAGAAAACTATTTCCGCTGCTCAAGAAAAAAAAAATATAAAGAGAGAAATGAAGCGAATCTTCGAAGTCCTTTTTTCCGATGAATTAAAATCTAAATCTGGTTCGAATAAAAATCTTTATAGGAATATGGGTTCTTGGTTGTCTAAATAG
- a CDS encoding capsular polysaccharide export protein, LipB/KpsS family, with translation MNLIIYGLYNSHHLPMIEDLNRAFKIEYCEIIGNAESNSIKSNSVNECRFHDWHSISLGYSDVDWNVIAPLDQPLIELMRDCEVEVYRMMDRKSLNVATSWSYNIRKKIYYEHLRYWNHILNERKFDCFLSLNIPHEIIDFIIYWLCKKKGIATFFFYQFQYDITFLMSDWTDPLPNYKRDYEALSVELKKKDKYSIELSERILSELAIQRNSKEDYVPFYMRKRKSNFGLRCFSKIKEIVSVLARIAAEVAKILASPNIDTIYSIINRYRIKYRVEKYKNDSLKSLRELEYTPRSDDRYIYVPLHLQPELSTSPMAGRFVDQRLILEMLSYHIPDNILLYVKEHPNQDLSQREYGFYRDIAKIKTVRIISREFSSRNLLSNCVAVATASGTVGWEAIFMHKPVLLFGHTFFQYAPGVFKISSSEDCRKAIERLFSTNSEFASEKDLLSFLKVIDDSIVRGNIDIEYRKESKVSYENDIAALSTSLSRKIRNHLQEGSTRRESY, from the coding sequence ATGAATCTTATTATTTACGGTTTGTATAATTCTCATCATCTTCCGATGATCGAAGATCTCAATAGGGCATTTAAAATCGAATATTGCGAAATCATCGGGAACGCGGAATCGAATTCTATAAAAAGCAATTCCGTCAATGAGTGCCGATTCCATGATTGGCATAGTATTTCTCTCGGATATTCCGACGTCGACTGGAACGTTATAGCGCCGCTCGATCAACCTTTAATAGAGTTAATGCGCGATTGTGAGGTAGAGGTGTATCGCATGATGGACCGAAAATCCTTAAATGTGGCAACATCTTGGTCTTATAATATTCGAAAGAAAATTTACTACGAGCATTTGCGCTATTGGAATCATATTTTAAACGAGCGGAAATTTGATTGCTTCCTTTCTTTGAATATCCCGCACGAAATAATCGATTTCATCATCTATTGGCTTTGTAAGAAGAAAGGAATTGCGACATTTTTTTTCTACCAATTTCAGTATGATATTACCTTTCTGATGTCAGACTGGACTGATCCGCTGCCTAACTATAAGCGAGATTACGAAGCCCTTTCTGTTGAGCTGAAAAAGAAGGATAAATATTCGATCGAATTGTCGGAAAGAATTCTATCCGAATTAGCCATTCAGCGGAATTCGAAGGAAGATTATGTTCCATTCTACATGCGAAAGAGAAAGTCTAATTTTGGACTAAGATGTTTCTCTAAAATAAAGGAAATCGTGTCCGTATTGGCGAGAATCGCGGCTGAAGTCGCTAAAATATTAGCATCTCCTAATATAGATACTATCTATTCAATCATTAATCGATACAGAATAAAATATAGAGTTGAAAAGTATAAAAATGATTCCCTTAAGTCTTTAAGGGAATTGGAATATACTCCGAGAAGCGACGATCGATACATTTATGTTCCTTTGCATTTGCAACCGGAACTCTCGACCTCTCCGATGGCGGGGCGATTCGTAGATCAAAGATTAATACTTGAAATGCTATCATACCATATCCCGGATAATATCCTACTTTATGTAAAAGAGCATCCGAATCAGGATTTGAGTCAGCGTGAATACGGTTTTTATCGAGATATAGCTAAGATTAAAACCGTACGAATTATTTCCCGCGAATTTAGTTCCAGAAATTTACTTTCGAACTGTGTTGCGGTCGCTACTGCCAGCGGAACGGTTGGCTGGGAAGCCATTTTTATGCATAAACCGGTATTATTATTCGGTCATACTTTTTTTCAATATGCTCCCGGAGTATTTAAGATTAGCTCTAGCGAAGATTGTCGTAAAGCTATCGAACGCTTATTTTCAACGAATTCTGAATTTGCCTCGGAGAAGGATCTATTAAGTTTCTTAAAAGTTATAGATGATTCTATCGTTCGCGGAAACATAGATATCGAATATCGAAAAGAAAGCAAGGTGAGCTACGAGAATGATATCGCCGCTTTGAGCACTTCCCTTTCGCGGAAAATTCGGAATCATCTGCAAGAGGGAAGTACTCGGAGAGAAAGTTATTGA
- a CDS encoding capsular polysaccharide export protein, LipB/KpsS family: MNLIINGFHKDQYFPVILYITDRLKPSKCHVIFETNRVALNVETQYYACAVLSHEYSYSTPEDELLPVGADLLRDLSDCEGVVLKMMERDEIRGEWSYNKRKSVYLKHLRYWNHVIETDDIGYFLSSNIPHVVYDYIIYSLCIRKGIPTIFFYQFQPGLSFFMRDWKDPTPGIVKLFERRSAEKNLNLSDRMEREWQTYAVSAENKKPFYMMNSIPDLLNEPSLNKISLLRRLVRVIFFKPWRLIGFLFTFRRKLHNYLSLFQRMLDQKRIMQIDNFYRSRCVDPVPNEKYIYLPLHLQPEMSTSPMAGVFVDQVLIAQMLNAYLPKNCYIYIKEHPNQDLKYRDESFYGTLASLKSVRLISRDYDTFELIQGCTAVATCTGTAGWEALLKGKIVLLFGYTFYQDAPGVFKIRSVEDCRDALHRIFDSSLSINVDRIRPFLKALEDYAFFGNIDPDYMLDGEIDWQSNIDRICKSIDRLLISNHS; encoded by the coding sequence GTGAATTTAATAATAAACGGATTTCATAAAGATCAATATTTTCCGGTAATATTATATATAACTGATCGTCTTAAGCCTTCGAAGTGCCACGTGATTTTCGAAACGAATAGAGTGGCGTTAAATGTGGAAACTCAATATTATGCGTGTGCGGTATTATCGCACGAATACAGCTATAGTACTCCTGAAGACGAACTTTTGCCAGTCGGGGCCGATCTCCTTCGGGATCTTTCGGATTGTGAGGGTGTCGTTCTTAAAATGATGGAACGGGACGAAATTCGCGGAGAATGGTCGTATAATAAAAGAAAATCAGTTTATTTGAAACATTTGCGCTATTGGAATCATGTCATTGAAACGGACGATATCGGTTATTTTCTTTCATCGAATATTCCGCATGTAGTGTACGACTATATTATATATTCATTATGTATCCGGAAGGGTATTCCGACTATATTCTTTTATCAATTTCAGCCGGGGCTATCTTTTTTTATGCGCGATTGGAAGGATCCCACCCCGGGTATTGTTAAACTTTTCGAGAGACGATCTGCTGAAAAAAACTTGAATCTTTCCGATAGAATGGAGCGGGAATGGCAAACTTATGCGGTAAGCGCGGAAAATAAGAAGCCTTTCTATATGATGAATTCGATCCCCGATTTATTGAACGAACCGTCATTGAACAAAATTTCTCTGCTTCGGAGATTAGTGCGGGTTATTTTTTTTAAGCCCTGGCGTTTGATCGGATTTCTTTTTACCTTTCGCCGGAAGTTGCATAATTACCTTTCACTTTTTCAACGAATGTTGGATCAAAAAAGAATAATGCAAATCGATAATTTCTATCGAAGCCGATGCGTTGATCCTGTTCCGAATGAGAAATATATATATTTACCTCTTCATTTACAACCGGAGATGTCGACCTCTCCGATGGCTGGGGTGTTTGTGGATCAAGTTCTGATCGCTCAAATGTTAAACGCTTATTTGCCTAAAAATTGTTATATATACATTAAGGAACATCCGAATCAGGATTTAAAATATAGAGATGAGTCTTTCTATGGAACATTGGCCTCGTTGAAATCTGTAAGGCTGATTTCAAGAGATTATGATACTTTCGAATTGATTCAGGGGTGTACGGCCGTTGCAACGTGTACAGGTACGGCCGGTTGGGAAGCTCTCTTAAAAGGCAAGATAGTTCTTTTATTCGGTTATACGTTTTATCAGGATGCACCCGGAGTCTTCAAGATTAGATCCGTAGAAGATTGTCGTGATGCTCTCCATCGTATTTTTGATAGTAGCCTTTCTATCAATGTCGATAGAATTCGGCCTTTCTTGAAAGCGTTGGAGGATTACGCATTCTTTGGGAATATAGATCCTGATTATATGTTAGATGGGGAAATAGATTGGCAGTCTAACATCGATAGGATCTGCAAATCGATCGACAGGTTATTAATTTCCAATCATTCATGA